The region TATGCAGCACTGTCAAGATACAGCTGGCCTCTCACAGCCACAGGGTAAAATGAATTAGCCGCATCATTACTCAAGAGATTGATTTACACATAGTGGATAACTGCTCAGGGAAGATGTTTGATGATCTATTCATTTGACCAAGAAATATTGATAAGTATGTATCATGTCTTCACCGAGGTATTTTAAACCTGCTGCTGCACTGAAATCTGGATCAACCATTTTAGCAGCATTGTAAAATGCCTCCTAAATCATGAATGGTGGGTGAGGAGTGATGTGCGATCACAATGTGTTGTGACACCTTGTGGCTGGAAGCTAACATTACATGTAATTCAATCCCATTGATCTCACCTAGGAATGCTGATCCAGTCAGCTTGGCTAACTCTTCACCACCACCTTTTGAGAATATATTGCTGCATTCCTGAAAAGAATATAGAAATAGTTGTTCAAATGGAGTCTGACAACATTGAATttgagcaaaaaaacaaaacaaaaaaaaaagcatgtatGTATTTTGGTGAATGTCTAATTGAGCACATATTTAAAATAGACACCATAACAATTGTAATTACTTTCATTACAATTTCATTTGAAGGTATTTCACATCTCAATTGTCCAAACAATTGTATGAAAGTTTACACACCGAGCAGTGTGGACAAACAAAGCCACTCATGTTCTCTATGATGCCCAGGATCCGTACACCTGTCTTCTTACAGAAGGTGATCTCTCTCCTCACATCCCCCGTCGATACCGCCTGTAGCCAACATAAGAACAGAAAGAACAATTTTCACTGGATGTCCTGCATCTTATAAAGGTTTCTGGTTAGGGTCCAGTCTACAGTACAGCAATAGCTGGTCAATATCATTAAATCTGACTGTGACTAATATAATGTACATGTTTGTTGGAAGCAATTCATTATTTTGGTAGCTTTCTAGGTATGAAGATGGCAGCAATGACAGGAATGAGCATCTAAACATTACAACATAATGTTAGTCAATGCGTTTGTGGTCTTGCTGTAAAACACTAAACAACTGAGCCACAGCGCTGGTCAATTTCCTCTTTTACAatgcctgaaaacacacatgcaggacAATGTATAGCATATGGCTGAAAAAGTAAACAGCCAATGCTAAATTTATGAGCTTATTTGTCAGTGTAAACCTTCCATTACTGTGTCACCCATATTTAGTCTTCTTGCTCCTACTATGGACTGTTGGGTCTCTCCAGACTAGTGGGATACCTGAGGTGTGGTGACCAAAATGGCTCCATCCACTCTGTGTTTTTTAAGGTTCTCCAGCACTGCCAAATGCTCATCAGACGTCCCTGGCGGTGTGTCCACCAGAAGCACATCCAGCTCTCCCCATGCTACATCTGACACAAACTGGCCAATCAAAGCTGTAGAACAGGACATTCAAAGATGGAAAGGATGAAGATGTTACATAAGAAGGTGAGTTCAAGTTCAAGTGCAAAACATGCAGCACAGGGACATAGATgttaaagcagaaaaacagtATATCACATTGATTTATAAATATAGTGGTACAGACCCTTCCAATAAGTGCTGTGCCCACAGGACTAGGTCTATTAAATAGTGTCACAGGCCAGCAGTGGACCAGTACGACTGGAGAATAGCATACCTGTTTTCTTAGGCCCCCTCCAGATCACCGCTTCATCTGGGTCCTCCAGCAGGAAACCGATAGACATAAGGGCGAGGTTCTTCTGCGGATCAGTGTATACAGGCACCCATCCTGAGTCACACTGGTGCACGTCAGGACGGCCCATATTCAGCATGCGGGGGATACTGGGCCCACACAAGTCTACGTCCAGGATGCCaacctgacaaacacacagttttgtTAATTAGTCAATTTACTTAAGCAGCTCATTTCTTGACATTTGTATGAATACAAGTCAGGTATTGTGggcagaaagaaacaaaacatacatactgACAGTATCAATGATAGTGATTGCAATTGCTTAATGGTGAGCAACATATGGactatttaataataatatttaaagtaCTGTATTTGTACAGGCATTATAACCACCTATAGGGTCTTTAATAGCCCccctgtgtgttttaaataggATAACAACATGtcagcatatactgtattctgctgcacatacacacagctggtCTTTGAGCTCACCTTTTTGCCAGCATGCCTGAGAGTCAGTGCTAACTCCGTGGTGATGGTGCTCTTGCCCACGCCTCCTTTCCCTGACAGAACCAACACAACATGCCGGACCTGGGCCAAGCCCCCGTCTCatatgaaaaggagaaaaatgtgGGTTAGTTCAACGCAGCAAATACCTGAAAGGTTATCAGTAAATTAGGACACAACTGTCACGAGAGTTGTAATTTGAACTGAAATAATCCGAAACGAGGGTCAGAGAGAAATGTGGCAGTTAGGAACCGAGTTCACAAGTTCAACATAAGTAGGTTAGAGTGGCTTAGGAATAATGTTTAACATTACTAGCTATGTAAAGGCTTTTTCATATAAACATTAAGTTCTCCGAGGATATAAAAACCTTTCGGTCAGCTCCGATGTTCGACGTTTTAGCAGCTGACAGAGCTGAGGATTTAAAACTCAAGCTGATTTTCCGTTAGCTTTcgctaaccagttagctaagtTATAAATTGGTAACTATTATCAAACACGCAGCAGTTTCTGACAACTGCCATCTCCAAAGAACAAGGATACAGTTCGTGTACGGATGGACGAGCTACAAGTAGGGACGTAACCTCCTAATGAACTTCGTCGGTAACCGGTAACTTCGTCCTACCATTATTTTGTTCCATATTTTGGATTTGGGACTTCATGCATTTGGGACAATCATGCACACAGCACAGGACGCAACTACTTCCGTGAATCGTCATGCGCCACCTAGCCAATTATACAGCGCATGTTACATCAAAGTCCCGCCTATCTTCCAACGCCACCAATAGGCTGCCGGTGTACACTATGGCGCATTCAATCTTACCAGAAACGCTCAAAATAAATGGCAAAACGggatttttgtgtttctgttcgTGAAATGTTTTAGGCCTCTGGCAAACAGCTGGCTCCAGACATGCGTCTTTATCGACACATATAGCTATTTAACAATTATCTTTGTCCCAACATCTTGATACATGCTAAATTAATTCAATATTTCAGAGTTGTGAACTCTGCTTCAACAAAAGAATTACTGGAAGTATACACTAATTTAGGTCTGGTGAATATCTGATAAATATTTGCGAATGTTTTCTGTCACCTGGAACAGTACCTTtctatctttcttttctttttcttttttgttcctttAAGCACATGTTTGGTTTTCCCTTGCTTGTGTTATCAAGTAAGACGACCAAGGCCACAGTCATTATCCCATGGATAGTTACCCCACTTAGGTAAAGTTAACTAAATAAATTACCATAAACCCCTCCCCCACACAGGTCTTATCCAATAAGAACAACATAAGGGCGTGGAGAAATAATGTTTATGTATAGCTTGTGGATAAGTGGGACAGAGTGCAAACTGCACCTGTCACACGGTTGGATATAGAGGCACACTAGCATTCAAATGAGCCACTGCAAGACTGTGTATAGGAAGACTACTGTAAGGTAAGAgcataactgctgctaaaatTGAGATATCCATGCTGTACTGTGTTTGACTGAGTTTTAAGATACAGAtgcaacaaaacagcagctttGAATATACATAGAGTATCTGCTGAGATTTAAACATTCAACTGATGCTATTATCTAGAATGACTTACAGTGAGAATTACAGATCTTACTGACCTCTGTAGTAAATACAAACTTTCTGAAGTGGATCACTAAGACAGGACAGCATGAGATTCTGGTGTATTTGAATAGAAAGTCTGGGCAGGACATTGAGAGAGATTTGATTTTCAGTAGTTAGTAGTGATTTTTAGCTTTCATTATCTGAAACCTAAAAATCATTCTCTTCACTGTCACAGTCCtactgcatctgcattcatatcatatcaatcAGAACATTAACTGACACAGGTACTGTAGTTTGTCTTGACTGGggtgcatttacagtatgtaggGTAAGGCCCAATTAAAGTGAGACTAGCTAACTAATCTAAATTATGGGCAGTTATCTCCTGCACCTGCTTGCAAAGCAGTCACCAGCTGTTGTGTTCAGTGGAGGCATTAACTGAGACATGCTATCAGGTTGATTTAACGTTGAAATAACGACTCTTCTTGAGGTCGGAAGTGTCAACTATGTGTTATTATAGTATAGAACAAATCTATAATACTTGTAATATAGAGTGAAATAATACTTTATAGTCCAGTAAATTGTTTTCACTCAAATAATTGTAAACAGGGATACACTGCAATTGAGGCTATTGATTGTAATGATTACTGACTATGAAAACAGTTAAGATaggtaagattttttttaaataacaaacatattaggcagttctgtttttggtcaATACATCTGGAGCTACCTGCTTTCCAGGTCATAAAGCCCTGAACAGAGGTTGAAGATACCAAAAATATCCAACTAAGAATCATGCTTGTGTAATTGCATAATGTATAAATACAAACTGGATAGAGGCAGAATTCCAATAATGTTCTTGTCATTGGAATTGCATCAACTGCATCAACTCCACTGactgtttagttttttattaaaaataacactCTTGATAGTGCACATGCAGTTTTCAATGTCCAttctgttttactgtaattGTTTCCTGGGTCACAATGTAGCAAACTTTGACTCAAATTTCcccaaaagtgtttttaaaagtggTAGCTAAGTCATACATTAATTTTGCTTTCAGAATCCGTAAATCCTCTTCCATTCCAAAGTACCAGAATTACATTAAAACTTTTCTTACGTAGTCAATTAAAGTGCCAGATAATAATGTAGGAAAGTGTCACAGTCAATATTAGCAGGGGTGTAAACACGAGGATATTAGAATCTGTGATTTATGATTGGTACACATTGTAGTCACTAGGTCAGGTGACCTTATCTGTGTCTATCTGCTGATGAAGTTAACTGACAGACATGCTGCAACAGTGGCAAAGCAGAGGGTTGGGTTTAAAGGTTAAACAAGTGCATGGAAACACTTCCTGCTGCCAATTGTGGCATATGGGACAAATGGAAATAGGCAAGCTGGCACACAAATATCAGTCTATAGGTGACTAAACATGGTTCCTCACAAGGATATTGTGCAGCTTCACACTGACTGATGGTAAGGAAAGTAAAGGTTAGTGAACACAATGTACTGTAGAGCTGAGAAAAGCCTACAGCGACTGTTTCCTATTCACATTTTTTGACTGACCTACTTTCAGTTGTCCATCAAGTTTGTTGAGTCATTTGAGAAACATGCTGAGAACCCAAGGTCGCTCACACCGTTCTAATACAACCTCACAGTAAGTTTGAAATACAAGGAATTTAGGAATTGTGTGtcattttgggggggaaaacACATTGCACCCAAAAGCTACCATcttcaaaatgtgaaataatgtaAACAACTTCAGATAATATACTCTCATCATTGCTTTAggatattttttcatttttgagacCTCATTTTGCAGCTAAACTCATATTCAGCTTCTTCAATCTGAAATAGGTTATTTATAGGAAAagttatttctgtctctcttccttgAATATCGCCTGCtaggttttgaaaatgtgtaatcAGATATGTATgtgtcaaaaaaaaatctgacctcaacaaacaaaacaaagagtaaATAAGCTGTGAACCAGGAGTTCAACACTGACCTTACTTGACATAAATGAAGAGTACATGGCCTACTGTACACATGCCAGCTGGTTGTAAGGCGTTGGGTCTGCTGTCCACAGAGCTGCCATGCTGAGAAGAGGCAGGAATGGCCGGGCCCGGCATTTGGCCTGGAGCGAAACACGGCAGGAGACAGAGA is a window of Siniperca chuatsi isolate FFG_IHB_CAS linkage group LG20, ASM2008510v1, whole genome shotgun sequence DNA encoding:
- the nubp2 gene encoding cytosolic Fe-S cluster assembly factor nubp2; this encodes MTIHGSSCVLCCVHDCPKCMKSQIQNMEQNNDGGLAQVRHVVLVLSGKGGVGKSTITTELALTLRHAGKKVGILDVDLCGPSIPRMLNMGRPDVHQCDSGWVPVYTDPQKNLALMSIGFLLEDPDEAVIWRGPKKTALIGQFVSDVAWGELDVLLVDTPPGTSDEHLAVLENLKKHRVDGAILVTTPQAVSTGDVRREITFCKKTGVRILGIIENMSGFVCPHCSECSNIFSKGGGEELAKLTGSAFLGSVPLDPLLSASIEEGKDFTQSFPDSATFSAISSISQTLLSSLQTA